In Carya illinoinensis cultivar Pawnee chromosome 7, C.illinoinensisPawnee_v1, whole genome shotgun sequence, the following are encoded in one genomic region:
- the LOC122316690 gene encoding trihelix transcription factor GTL2-like, which produces MFDGVPDQFHHFIASSRTTLPLPLSFPLHAAAAAASNPSQNITFPPYDHYEPPPPNSHHHQSGLLLHPNLLQPLHHQSPTHKDDDEKENNLVSVNLDIERERSIPVQQPIDPAWTNEEVIALLRIRSSMENWFPEFTWEHLSRKLAELGFKRSAANCKEKFEEESRYFNSNINYGKSYRFFSELEELYHGNQNPDDHLGTEKIGKKMEKPSHDQGGHEDHNLGQSLEADHSRDGIGTIGEHFKDSGTETVAGKAKRKKRKRKKFEMLKGLCEKIVSKMMAQQEEMHNKLLEDLVKRDEEKVAKEEAWKKQEMDRMNRELEIMSHEQAIAGDRQATIIEFLKQIASSSFGSQYCNEERHDIQADSPKVTKSSNSYPPSTSSSLIQAPNPNPASHINNQNTVEAPQLSFAMDQGHQNSSSLSTKGNSITPTSITKTLARHQNPILNTLAPNTPEVPSTTSPTLPLSSQNPNSPNTQNKPLTPISISTQKDSPNSITNIVKDDLGKRWPRDEVLALINLRCSLYNNGEDKELGAKAPLWERISQGMLELGYKRSAKRCKEKWENINKYFRKTKDVNKKRSLDSRTCPYFHQLSTLYNQGSLVAPSEGPENHSISSTTAPENHLPLPETGLNSSQDMSSSLNSTILQGAEGEKNMV; this is translated from the exons ATGTTTGATGGAGTACCGGACCAGTTCCACCATTTCATAGCCTCATCAAGAACCactctccctcttcctctctccTTTCCTCTTCATgccgccgccgccgccgcctCTAATCCCTCCCAAAATATTACCTTCCCACCTTATGATCATTACGAGCCACCTCCTCCAAATTCTCATCACCATCAGTCTGGCCTACTCCTCCATCCAAACCTTTTGCAGCCATTGCACCACCAATCTCCCACCCACAAAGATGAtgatgagaaagaaaataacttgGTGTCTGTGAATTTAGACATTGAAAGAGAGAGATCCATACCGGTACAGCAGCCAATCGACCCAGCTTGGACTAACGAAGAAGTGATTGCACTGTTGAGAATCAGATCTAGCATGGAGAATTGGTTCCCGGAGTTCACTTGGGAACATCTCTCAAG GAAGTTAGCAGAGCTTGGGTTCAAGAGGAGTGCTGCGAATTGCAAGGAAAAGTTTGAAGAGGAAAGTAGATATTTCAATAGCAACATTAACTACGGCAAGAGTTACAGGTTTTTCAGTGAGCTTGAGGAGCTCTATCATGGAAACCAAAACCCTGATGATCATCTTGGGACCGAAAAGATCGGAAAAAAGATGGAAAAGCCAAGTCATGATCAAGGCGGCCATGAAGATCACAACTTGGGGCAGAGTTTGGAAGCAGATCATTCAAGAGATGGAATAGGAACAATTGGAGAACATTTCAAGGATAGTGGTACTGAAACTGTGGCAGGAAAagcaaagagaaaaaagagaaagaggaagaagtttGAAATGCTCAAGGGTTTATGTGAGAAAATTGTGAGTAAGATGATGGCTCAGCAAGAGGAGATGCATAATAAGCTTCTTGAAGATTTGGTGAAAAGAGATGAAGAAAAGGTTGCCAAAGAAGAAGCTTGGAAGAAGCAAGAGATGGATAGGATGAATAGGGAGCTTGAAATCATGTCACATGAACAGGCTATTGCAGGAGATAGACAGGCTACAATCATCGAGTTCTTGAAGCAAATCGCATCGAGTTCTTTCGGAAGCCAATATTGCAATGAAGAAAGACATGATATACAGGCCGATTCTCCTAAGGTAACAAAGAGTTCAAACTCATATCCTCCCAGTACTTCATCTTCCTTAATTCAAGCGCCAAACCCTAATCCGGCTTCTCATATCAATAACCAAAATACAGTTGAAGCACCCCAGCTTTCATTTGCAATGGATCAAGGTCATCAGAATTCTAGCTCTCTTTCCACCAAAGGGAACTCGATCACACCCACTTCAATAACCAAAACCCTAGCACGTCATCAAAACCCTATTCTAAATACTCTTGCCCCAAACACTCCAGAAGTACCCAGTACTACTTCACCTACTCTCCCCCTATCatcccaaaaccctaattctccgAATACCCAAAACAAGCCACTTACACCCATTTCAATTTCAACACAGAAAGACTCCCCAAACTCCATAACCAATATTGTCAAAGATGACCTTGGAAAGAGATGGCCAAGAGATGAAGTTTTGGCACTTATAAACCTGAGATGCAGTCTCTATAACAATGGTGAGGACAAGGAATTAGGAGCCAAGGCTCCTCTGTGGGAGAGAATCTCACAAGGGATGCTGGAGTTGGGTTACAAGAGGAGTGCAAAGAGGTGCAAAGAGAAATGGGAGAACATAAACAAGTATTTCAGGAAAACCAAGGATGTTAACAAAAAGAGGTCCCTTGACTCTAGAACATGCCCTTATTTTCATCAGTTGAGTACTTTGTACAATCAAGGAAGCCTTGTAGCACCTTCCGAAGGGCCGGAAAACCACTCGATCAGCAGTACTACCGCACCGGAAAACCACTTGCCTCTTCCGGAGACTGGCCTCAATTCATCTCAAGACATGTCTAGCAGCCTTAACTCCACAATATTGCAAGGTGCTGAAGGTgagaaaaatatggtttaa
- the LOC122316027 gene encoding multisubstrate pseudouridine synthase 7 isoform X2, protein MAGKTLEESDVGIFCYISKLPGFRGILKQRYSDFIVNEVDKEGNVVHLTSLDAPPEISEETVTKIDDTTNNKSYASEVDAFRSLAGDSDAKRLEALISQINTGVEDSVSPIILSPDSDKSHRTAIHNFFKQNFKFLVTDVVDGLDASSKCIRVRLNTGGHKNKGKNSKKRKERVDKPFDSRGSENWSESDGKFLRFHLYKENKETQEALGVIGKMLGIQPRSFGFAGTKDKRAISTQRVTVFKQHATKLAALNARLIGIKVGDFWEGLLLGQLLGNRFTVTLRGVVADSEDTIKLSSDALGKLGFINYFGLQRFGSGSVPTHLIGATLLRGEWKTAISMILDPREGERNPIAKAREYYKESNDIEGTLRQLPRHLVAERAILQCLKKYPGNHLHALKAIPRTLRMMYVHSYQSYLWNHAASMRVQKYGSNQVVLGDLVYRKGDDTEKVTGHVNPECEDDNHNNVYDSSNPDEISETDVPEERNDLIKVVTTEDIVTGNYTIEDVVLPMPGSRVVYPNNSVASVYHDLAKKDAISLTESVHSVKEFSITNMTGSYRRVFQKPVDFEWELLEYTDGDIPLVETDLDKIADYKPLKMVRVEDPADGNEDKIDCVKQAVRVEDDDEAEDAGEECLPNIESNSQKAQMALKLSFTLPSSCYATMAIRELLKTSTSVAFHKTLN, encoded by the exons ATGGCAGGGAAAACCCTGGAAGAATCGGACGTCGGAATCTTCTGCTACATCTCAAAGCTTCCTGGCTTTCGTGGAATTCTCAAACAAAG GTATTCTGATTTTATTGTAAATGAAGTAGATAAGGAAGGAAACGTTGTTCATTTGACCTCATTGGATGCGCCACCAGAG ATCAGTGAGGAAACTGTGACGAAGATAGATGATACAACTAATAATAAAAGTTATGCTTCCGAAGTTGATGCTTTTAGATCTTTAGCTGGTGACTCTGATGCCAAGCGTTTGGAAGCTCTTATTAGTCAAATTAATACTGGTGTTGAAGACAGCGTTTCACCAATCATTCTCTCCCCAGATTCTGATAAATCTCATCGAACG GCAATACAcaatttttttaagcaaaatTTCAAATTCCTTGTCACCGATGTGGTTGATGGACTGGATGCCTCATCAAAATGCATCCGCGTGAGATTAAATACTGGAGGTCATAAAAATAAAGGCAAAAACTCCAAGAAACGGAAAGAAAGAGTCGATAAGCCCTTTGATAGCAGAGGCTCCGAAAATTGGTCTGAGAGTGATGGCAAGTTCCTGAG ATTTCATCTTTACAAAGAGAACAAGGAGACACAGGAAGCCTTAGGAGTGATAGGAAAAATGCTTGGCATCCAG CCAAGGTCATTTGGGTTCGCAGGTACGAAGGATAAACGGGCAATCTCTACTCAGAGG GTTACAGTTTTCAAGCAGCATGCTACTAAATTAGCTGCTCTTAATGCAAGGTTGATTGGTATCAAAGTCGGTGACTTCTG GGAAGGACTTCTTCTTGGCCAGCTCCTGGGAAACCGATTTACTGTCACATTGCG AGGAGTTGTTGCAGATTCTGAAGATACCATCAAATTATCTTCAGATGCCCTGGGAAAGCTTGGATTTATCAACTACTTTGGTTTACAA CGTTTTGGAAGTGGTTCTGTGCCAACTCACCTAATTGGGGCTACATTACTTCGAGGAGAGTGGAAGACTGCTATAAGCATGATTCTCGATCCAAGAGAAGGGG AAAGAAATCCAATAGCAAAAGCACGAGAATATTACAAAGAAAGTAATGACATTGAAGGGACTCTGAGGCAGTTACCTCGGCATTTGGTTGCAGAAAGGGCTATA TTGCAGTGCTTGAAGAAATATCCTGGTAACCACTTGCATGCTCTGAAAGCTATTCCTAGGACATTGAGAATGAT GTATGTACATAGTTACCAAAGCTATCTGTGGAATCATGCGGCAAGTATGAGGGTGCAAAAATATG GAAGTAATCAAGTTGTGTTGGGGGACTTGGTATATCGTAAAGGAGATGATACTGAAAAGGTGACAGGACATGTCAATCCTGAATGTGAAGATGACAACCATAACAATGTATATGATTCTAGTAATCCAGATGAAATTTCTGAAACAGATGTTCCTGAAGAAAGAAATGACCTTATAAAG GTTGTAACAACTGAAGATATTGTTACTGGAAATTATACAATTGAAGATGTTGTCCTCCCTATGCCTGG TTCTAGGGTAGTTTATCCAAATAATAGCGTTGCCAGTGTGTACCATGATTTGGCGAAGAAG GATGCTATCAGCTTGACGGAAAGTGTACATAGTGTCAA GGAATTCTCAATAACGAATATGACAGGAAGTTATAGACGGGTGTTTCAAAAACCAGTTGACTTTGAATG GGAATTGCTTGAATATACTGATGGTGATATACCATTAGTGGAGACAGATTTGGACAAAATTGCTGACTATAAACCTCTAAAGATGGTTCGAGTTGAGGACCCTGCTGATGGAAATGAGGACAAAATTGATTGTGTAAAACAAGCAGTGAGggttgaagatgatgatgaggcAGAGGATGCAGGGGAAGAATGTTTGCCAAATATTGAATCTAATTCTCAGAAAGCCCAGATGGCCCTGAAGTTGAGCTTTACCCTGCCTTCTTCCTGTTACGCAACGATGGCAATAAGAGAGCTTCTTAAGACCTCAACATCT GTTGCATTTCACAAAACGTTGAACTAG
- the LOC122316027 gene encoding multisubstrate pseudouridine synthase 7 isoform X1, whose product MAGKTLEESDVGIFCYISKLPGFRGILKQRYSDFIVNEVDKEGNVVHLTSLDAPPEISEETVTKIDDTTNNKSYASEVDAFRSLAGDSDAKRLEALISQINTGVEDSVSPIILSPDSDKSHRTAIHNFFKQNFKFLVTDVVDGLDASSKCIRVRLNTGGHKNKGKNSKKRKERVDKPFDSRGSENWSESDGKFLRFHLYKENKETQEALGVIGKMLGIQPRSFGFAGTKDKRAISTQRVTVFKQHATKLAALNARLIGIKVGDFCYVREGLLLGQLLGNRFTVTLRGVVADSEDTIKLSSDALGKLGFINYFGLQRFGSGSVPTHLIGATLLRGEWKTAISMILDPREGERNPIAKAREYYKESNDIEGTLRQLPRHLVAERAILQCLKKYPGNHLHALKAIPRTLRMMYVHSYQSYLWNHAASMRVQKYGSNQVVLGDLVYRKGDDTEKVTGHVNPECEDDNHNNVYDSSNPDEISETDVPEERNDLIKVVTTEDIVTGNYTIEDVVLPMPGSRVVYPNNSVASVYHDLAKKDAISLTESVHSVKEFSITNMTGSYRRVFQKPVDFEWELLEYTDGDIPLVETDLDKIADYKPLKMVRVEDPADGNEDKIDCVKQAVRVEDDDEAEDAGEECLPNIESNSQKAQMALKLSFTLPSSCYATMAIRELLKTSTSVAFHKTLN is encoded by the exons ATGGCAGGGAAAACCCTGGAAGAATCGGACGTCGGAATCTTCTGCTACATCTCAAAGCTTCCTGGCTTTCGTGGAATTCTCAAACAAAG GTATTCTGATTTTATTGTAAATGAAGTAGATAAGGAAGGAAACGTTGTTCATTTGACCTCATTGGATGCGCCACCAGAG ATCAGTGAGGAAACTGTGACGAAGATAGATGATACAACTAATAATAAAAGTTATGCTTCCGAAGTTGATGCTTTTAGATCTTTAGCTGGTGACTCTGATGCCAAGCGTTTGGAAGCTCTTATTAGTCAAATTAATACTGGTGTTGAAGACAGCGTTTCACCAATCATTCTCTCCCCAGATTCTGATAAATCTCATCGAACG GCAATACAcaatttttttaagcaaaatTTCAAATTCCTTGTCACCGATGTGGTTGATGGACTGGATGCCTCATCAAAATGCATCCGCGTGAGATTAAATACTGGAGGTCATAAAAATAAAGGCAAAAACTCCAAGAAACGGAAAGAAAGAGTCGATAAGCCCTTTGATAGCAGAGGCTCCGAAAATTGGTCTGAGAGTGATGGCAAGTTCCTGAG ATTTCATCTTTACAAAGAGAACAAGGAGACACAGGAAGCCTTAGGAGTGATAGGAAAAATGCTTGGCATCCAG CCAAGGTCATTTGGGTTCGCAGGTACGAAGGATAAACGGGCAATCTCTACTCAGAGG GTTACAGTTTTCAAGCAGCATGCTACTAAATTAGCTGCTCTTAATGCAAGGTTGATTGGTATCAAAGTCGGTGACTTCTG CTATGTCAGGGAAGGACTTCTTCTTGGCCAGCTCCTGGGAAACCGATTTACTGTCACATTGCG AGGAGTTGTTGCAGATTCTGAAGATACCATCAAATTATCTTCAGATGCCCTGGGAAAGCTTGGATTTATCAACTACTTTGGTTTACAA CGTTTTGGAAGTGGTTCTGTGCCAACTCACCTAATTGGGGCTACATTACTTCGAGGAGAGTGGAAGACTGCTATAAGCATGATTCTCGATCCAAGAGAAGGGG AAAGAAATCCAATAGCAAAAGCACGAGAATATTACAAAGAAAGTAATGACATTGAAGGGACTCTGAGGCAGTTACCTCGGCATTTGGTTGCAGAAAGGGCTATA TTGCAGTGCTTGAAGAAATATCCTGGTAACCACTTGCATGCTCTGAAAGCTATTCCTAGGACATTGAGAATGAT GTATGTACATAGTTACCAAAGCTATCTGTGGAATCATGCGGCAAGTATGAGGGTGCAAAAATATG GAAGTAATCAAGTTGTGTTGGGGGACTTGGTATATCGTAAAGGAGATGATACTGAAAAGGTGACAGGACATGTCAATCCTGAATGTGAAGATGACAACCATAACAATGTATATGATTCTAGTAATCCAGATGAAATTTCTGAAACAGATGTTCCTGAAGAAAGAAATGACCTTATAAAG GTTGTAACAACTGAAGATATTGTTACTGGAAATTATACAATTGAAGATGTTGTCCTCCCTATGCCTGG TTCTAGGGTAGTTTATCCAAATAATAGCGTTGCCAGTGTGTACCATGATTTGGCGAAGAAG GATGCTATCAGCTTGACGGAAAGTGTACATAGTGTCAA GGAATTCTCAATAACGAATATGACAGGAAGTTATAGACGGGTGTTTCAAAAACCAGTTGACTTTGAATG GGAATTGCTTGAATATACTGATGGTGATATACCATTAGTGGAGACAGATTTGGACAAAATTGCTGACTATAAACCTCTAAAGATGGTTCGAGTTGAGGACCCTGCTGATGGAAATGAGGACAAAATTGATTGTGTAAAACAAGCAGTGAGggttgaagatgatgatgaggcAGAGGATGCAGGGGAAGAATGTTTGCCAAATATTGAATCTAATTCTCAGAAAGCCCAGATGGCCCTGAAGTTGAGCTTTACCCTGCCTTCTTCCTGTTACGCAACGATGGCAATAAGAGAGCTTCTTAAGACCTCAACATCT GTTGCATTTCACAAAACGTTGAACTAG